One window from the genome of Amphiprion ocellaris isolate individual 3 ecotype Okinawa chromosome 23, ASM2253959v1, whole genome shotgun sequence encodes:
- the rap1gds1 gene encoding rap1 GTPase-GDP dissociation stimulator 1 isoform X1, which yields MDNLSEALEKLKLASTDSATDSVESCLDCLLKALANNNTEASMKIQEIGLLPLLPTLLNPQSSCTPKVANIIAELAKNEFMRSPCVEAGLIPPLIQLLNSTDQEVLLQTGRALGNICYDSHEGRSAVDLAGGAQIVAEHIKSLSQNTEPENEKLLTVFCGMLMNYSNDNDSLQAQLINMGVIPTLVKLLGIHSHNIALTEMCLIAFGNLAELESSKEQFASTNIAEELVRLFQKQSEHEKKEMIFEVLAPLAENDVIKLQLVEAGLVECLLEVVAQTVDGEREEDVTQLKTASDLMVLLLLGDESMQKLFEGGKGSVFQRVLSWIPSHNHQLQLAGALAIANFARNDGNCIHMVDTGIVQKLLELLDRHVEEGNVTVQHAALSALRNLAIPVVNKSKMLSAGVADVVLKFLQSEMPPVQFKLLGTLRMLIDTQAEAADQLGTNGKLVERLVEWCEAKDHAGVMGESNRLLSALIRHSKSKEVVKTVIQGGGVKHLVTMATSEHMIMQNEALVALGLIAALELVAAEKDFVGASLVSVLHKLLSDERSAPEIKYNSMILICAVMGSEPLHKEVQSLAFLDVVSKLRAHENKTVSHQASLTEQRLTAQS from the exons ACACCGAGGCCAGCATGAAGATCCAGGAGATAGGTCTTCTTCCTCTGCTCCCCACTCTGCTAAACCCCCAGTCTTCGTGCACCCCTAAAGTAGCCAACATCATAGCCGAGTTGGCCAAAAACG AGTTCATGCGGAGTCCCTGCGTGGAAGCCGGCCTCATTCCTCCTCTAATTCAGCTGCTAAACTCCACCGACCAGGAGGTTTTACTGCAGACCGGCCGAGCTCTTGGCAACATCTGTTATGACAGCC atgaGGGCAGGAGTGCAGTTGACCTGGCAGGAGGGGCTCAGATAGTAGCTGAACACATTAAATCCCTCTCCCAAAATACTGAGCCGGAAAATGAGAAGCTCTTGACTGTCTTTTGTGGCATGCTGATGAACTATAGCAATGATAATG attcgTTACAAGCCCAGCTGATCAACATGGGTGTGATTCCCACACTGGTGAAGCTGCTGGGCATCCATTCCCACAATATAGCCCTGACGGAAATGTGTCTAATTGCCTTTGGCAATTTGGCTGAGCTCG agtcCAGCAAAGAGCAGTTTGCCTCCACCAACATCGCCGAGGAGCTGGTGCGTCTTTTCCAGAAGCAGAGCGAGCACGAGAAGAAGGAAATGATTTTTGAGGTTCTGGCTCCACTTGCAGAGAATG ATGTGATAAAGCTGCAGCTGGTGGAGGCCGGCCTGGTGGAGTGTCTGCTGGAGGTGGTGGCTCAGACCGTGGACGGGGAGCGAGAGGAGGACGTCACCCAGCTGAAGACAGCCTCTGACCTCATGGTTCTCCTGCTGCTTGGAG ATGAATCCATGCAGAAGCTGTTTGAGGGGGGAAAAGGCAGCGTCTTCCAGAGGGTTCTGTCCTGGATCCCGTCTCACAACCATCAGCTGCAGCTGGCTGGGGCTCTGGCCATCGCTAACTTTGCCCGCAATG ATGGGAACTGCATCCACATGGTGGACACTGGAATTGTGCAGAAGCTTCTGGAGCTGTTGGATCGGCACGTCGAGGAAGGAAATGTCACAGTTCAACACGCAGCACTGAGCGCCCTGAGGAACCTGGCGATACCTG TGGTAAACAAATCCAAGATGCTGTCGGCCGGCGTGGCGGACGTGGTGTTGAAGTTTTTGCAGTCAGAGATGCCTCCAGTCCAGTTTAAACTCCTGGGGACGTTACGGATGCTCATCGATACACAAG CCGAAGCTGCCGACCAGCTGGGAACCAACGGGAAGCTGGTGGAGAGGCTGGTGGAGTGGTGCGAAGCCAAAGATCACGCCGGAGTGATGGGCGAGTCCAACAGGCTCCTGTCAGCCCTCATTCGACACAGCAAGTCCAAG gaAGTCGTCAAGACCGTCATCCAGGGAGGTGGCGTCAAGCATTTAGTTACCATGGCAACCAGCGAGCATATGATCATGCAGAACGAAGCGCTGGTGGCTTTGGGTCTCATAGCAGCGCTGGAGTTAG TTGCTGCTGAGAAGGACTTTGTGGGAGCCAGCCTGGTGTCGGTGCTTCACAAGCTGCTGTCAGACGAGAGGAGCGCCCCGGAGATCAAGTACAACTCCATGATCCTCATCTGTGCAGTCATGGGTTCAG AGCCGCTCCACAAAGAAGTCCAGAGCCTGGCGTTCCTCGACGTGGTGTCCAAGCTGAGGGCTCACGAAAACAAGACGGTATCGCACCAGGCGTCGCTCACGGAGCAGCGGCTAACTGCCCAGAGCTAA
- the rap1gds1 gene encoding rap1 GTPase-GDP dissociation stimulator 1 isoform X2, with product MDNLSEALEKLKLASTDSATDSVESCLDCLLKALANNNTEASMKIQEIGLLPLLPTLLNPQSSCTPKVANIIAELAKNEFMRSPCVEAGLIPPLIQLLNSTDQEVLLQTGRALGNICYDSHSLQAQLINMGVIPTLVKLLGIHSHNIALTEMCLIAFGNLAELESSKEQFASTNIAEELVRLFQKQSEHEKKEMIFEVLAPLAENDVIKLQLVEAGLVECLLEVVAQTVDGEREEDVTQLKTASDLMVLLLLGDESMQKLFEGGKGSVFQRVLSWIPSHNHQLQLAGALAIANFARNDGNCIHMVDTGIVQKLLELLDRHVEEGNVTVQHAALSALRNLAIPVVNKSKMLSAGVADVVLKFLQSEMPPVQFKLLGTLRMLIDTQAEAADQLGTNGKLVERLVEWCEAKDHAGVMGESNRLLSALIRHSKSKEVVKTVIQGGGVKHLVTMATSEHMIMQNEALVALGLIAALELVAAEKDFVGASLVSVLHKLLSDERSAPEIKYNSMILICAVMGSEPLHKEVQSLAFLDVVSKLRAHENKTVSHQASLTEQRLTAQS from the exons ACACCGAGGCCAGCATGAAGATCCAGGAGATAGGTCTTCTTCCTCTGCTCCCCACTCTGCTAAACCCCCAGTCTTCGTGCACCCCTAAAGTAGCCAACATCATAGCCGAGTTGGCCAAAAACG AGTTCATGCGGAGTCCCTGCGTGGAAGCCGGCCTCATTCCTCCTCTAATTCAGCTGCTAAACTCCACCGACCAGGAGGTTTTACTGCAGACCGGCCGAGCTCTTGGCAACATCTGTTATGACAGCC attcgTTACAAGCCCAGCTGATCAACATGGGTGTGATTCCCACACTGGTGAAGCTGCTGGGCATCCATTCCCACAATATAGCCCTGACGGAAATGTGTCTAATTGCCTTTGGCAATTTGGCTGAGCTCG agtcCAGCAAAGAGCAGTTTGCCTCCACCAACATCGCCGAGGAGCTGGTGCGTCTTTTCCAGAAGCAGAGCGAGCACGAGAAGAAGGAAATGATTTTTGAGGTTCTGGCTCCACTTGCAGAGAATG ATGTGATAAAGCTGCAGCTGGTGGAGGCCGGCCTGGTGGAGTGTCTGCTGGAGGTGGTGGCTCAGACCGTGGACGGGGAGCGAGAGGAGGACGTCACCCAGCTGAAGACAGCCTCTGACCTCATGGTTCTCCTGCTGCTTGGAG ATGAATCCATGCAGAAGCTGTTTGAGGGGGGAAAAGGCAGCGTCTTCCAGAGGGTTCTGTCCTGGATCCCGTCTCACAACCATCAGCTGCAGCTGGCTGGGGCTCTGGCCATCGCTAACTTTGCCCGCAATG ATGGGAACTGCATCCACATGGTGGACACTGGAATTGTGCAGAAGCTTCTGGAGCTGTTGGATCGGCACGTCGAGGAAGGAAATGTCACAGTTCAACACGCAGCACTGAGCGCCCTGAGGAACCTGGCGATACCTG TGGTAAACAAATCCAAGATGCTGTCGGCCGGCGTGGCGGACGTGGTGTTGAAGTTTTTGCAGTCAGAGATGCCTCCAGTCCAGTTTAAACTCCTGGGGACGTTACGGATGCTCATCGATACACAAG CCGAAGCTGCCGACCAGCTGGGAACCAACGGGAAGCTGGTGGAGAGGCTGGTGGAGTGGTGCGAAGCCAAAGATCACGCCGGAGTGATGGGCGAGTCCAACAGGCTCCTGTCAGCCCTCATTCGACACAGCAAGTCCAAG gaAGTCGTCAAGACCGTCATCCAGGGAGGTGGCGTCAAGCATTTAGTTACCATGGCAACCAGCGAGCATATGATCATGCAGAACGAAGCGCTGGTGGCTTTGGGTCTCATAGCAGCGCTGGAGTTAG TTGCTGCTGAGAAGGACTTTGTGGGAGCCAGCCTGGTGTCGGTGCTTCACAAGCTGCTGTCAGACGAGAGGAGCGCCCCGGAGATCAAGTACAACTCCATGATCCTCATCTGTGCAGTCATGGGTTCAG AGCCGCTCCACAAAGAAGTCCAGAGCCTGGCGTTCCTCGACGTGGTGTCCAAGCTGAGGGCTCACGAAAACAAGACGGTATCGCACCAGGCGTCGCTCACGGAGCAGCGGCTAACTGCCCAGAGCTAA